In one Chelmon rostratus isolate fCheRos1 chromosome 7, fCheRos1.pri, whole genome shotgun sequence genomic region, the following are encoded:
- the LOC121609382 gene encoding vascular endothelial zinc finger 1-like isoform X3, which translates to MEPSWSTFLFQQANEALHHQHQVAGNSLLPLLSSGTEPPDQKPVLPIPLDQKPPVSAAELLKDNVASGTGGGGGGGPPVAVVKKEPKSKTPFICGYCNKAFRDSYHLRRHESCHTGIKMVSRPKKTQTAPTMVPLISTVPRENSGNPSYITTVAGILTTATTSTSTGTSIMSPMQHHQQQSIPKKPPKPVKKNHGCDMCGKAFRDVYHLNRHKLSHSDEKPFECPICQQRFKRKDRMTYHVRSHDGGVHKPYICSVCGKGFSRPDHLSCHVKHVHSSERPFKCQVTACTSAFATKDRLRSHMIRHEGKVTCNICGKMLSAAYITSHLKTHGQASFSNPCNNKDANNVHNNSATTTPVTNSAAITSAVNRGGNASNPVTIAAQMNIATSTVNITSPVNLQHPVTITGPVNLASVNIPTTAHMNIAHPVAITTPMPMNITGPLNIAMRPMESMPFLSQVLPSSPPW; encoded by the exons ATGGAACCGAGCTGGAGTACGTTTTTATTTCAA CAGGCCAATGAGGCTCTACATCACCAGCACCAAGTAGCCGGGAATAGCCTCTTGCCTTTGCTCAGTTCTGGAACAGAGCCACCTGATCAGAAACCAGTGCTGCCCATTCCTCTGGATCAGAAACCccctgtcagtgctgctgaacTTCTGAAAGACAATGTGGCTAGTGGGActggtgggggtggtggtggagggccTCCAGTAGCCGTGGTCAAAAAGGAACCTAAATCAAAGACGCCCTTCATCTGTGGCTACTGTAACAAGGCTTTCCGAGACAGCTACCATCTTCGGCGGCATGAATCTTGCCACACTGGCATTAAGATGGTTTCGCGGCCTAAGAAGACACAAACCGCCCCCACCATGGTGCCACTAATATCCACTGTACCACGTGAGAATAGCGGAAACCCTTCATACATTACTACTGTAGCTGGTATCCTGACTACAGCCAccacatcaacatcaacaggCACTAGCATCATGAGCCCAATGcaacaccatcagcagcagagcattCCTAAGAAGCCCCCCAAACCGGTGAAAAAGAATCACGGCTGCGACATGTGTGGTAAGGCCTTCAGAGATGTGTACCACCTCAATCGCCACAAGCTGTCGCACTCTGATGAGAAACCGTTTGAGTGTCCCATCTGCCAGCAGAGGTTCAAGAGGAAGGATCGCATGACATACCATGTCCGCTCCCATGATGGTGGAGTTCACAAGCCTTacatctgctctgtctgtgggaAGGGCTTCTCCAG ACCTGATCACCTAAGCTGTCATGTCAAGCATGTCCATTCCTCAGAGAGGCCCTTTAAGTGCCAAGTAACG GCCTGTACCTCCGCCTTTGCTACCAAAGACCGTCTGCGCTCCCACATGATTAGGCATGAAGGCAAAGTGACCTGCAACATTTGTGGCAAAATGCTGAGTGCTGCCTACATCACAAGTCACCTCAAGACGCACGGCCAGGCCAGCTTCAGCAACCCATGTAACAATAAAG ATGCCAATAATGTGCACAACAACTCGGCCACTACGACACCAGTCACTAACTCGGCAGCCATCACCTCAGCTGTTAACCGCGGTGGCAATGCCAGCAATCCTGTCACCATCGCTGCTCAGATGAACATCGCCACCAGCACGGTCAACATCACATCACCGGTCAACCTGCAGCACCCTGTCACCATCACTGGACCTGTGAACTTGGCCTCCGTCAACATCCCTACAACAGCACACATGAATATCGCCCACCCAGTGGCTATCACTACTCCCATGCCCATGAATATCACCGGGCCACTCAACATTGCCATGAGGCCCATGGAGAGCATGCCTTTTCTATCCCAAGTCCTGCCATCCTCCCCTCCTTGgtag
- the LOC121609382 gene encoding vascular endothelial zinc finger 1-like isoform X2 has protein sequence MEPSWSTFLFQQANEALHHQHQVAGNSLLPLLSSGTEPPDQKPVLPIPLDQKPPVSAAELLKDNVASGTGGGGGGGPPVAVVKKEPKSKTPFICGYCNKAFRDSYHLRRHESCHTGIKMVSRPKKTQTAPTMVPLISTVPRENSGNPSYITTVAGILTTATTSTSTGTSIMSPMQHHQQQSIPKKPPKPVKKNHGCDMCGKAFRDVYHLNRHKLSHSDEKPFECPICQQRFKRKDRMTYHVRSHDGGVHKPYICSVCGKGFSRPDHLSCHVKHVHSSERPFKCQVTACTSAFATKDRLRSHMIRHEGKVTCNICGKMLSAAYITSHLKTHGQASFSNPCNNKGISDWQWNHSGPRKDANNVHNNSATTTPVTNSAAITSAVNRGGNASNPVTIAAQMNIATSTVNITSPVNLQHPVTITGPVNLASVNIPTTAHMNIAHPVAITTPMPMNITGPLNIAMRPMESMPFLSQVLPSSPPW, from the exons ATGGAACCGAGCTGGAGTACGTTTTTATTTCAA CAGGCCAATGAGGCTCTACATCACCAGCACCAAGTAGCCGGGAATAGCCTCTTGCCTTTGCTCAGTTCTGGAACAGAGCCACCTGATCAGAAACCAGTGCTGCCCATTCCTCTGGATCAGAAACCccctgtcagtgctgctgaacTTCTGAAAGACAATGTGGCTAGTGGGActggtgggggtggtggtggagggccTCCAGTAGCCGTGGTCAAAAAGGAACCTAAATCAAAGACGCCCTTCATCTGTGGCTACTGTAACAAGGCTTTCCGAGACAGCTACCATCTTCGGCGGCATGAATCTTGCCACACTGGCATTAAGATGGTTTCGCGGCCTAAGAAGACACAAACCGCCCCCACCATGGTGCCACTAATATCCACTGTACCACGTGAGAATAGCGGAAACCCTTCATACATTACTACTGTAGCTGGTATCCTGACTACAGCCAccacatcaacatcaacaggCACTAGCATCATGAGCCCAATGcaacaccatcagcagcagagcattCCTAAGAAGCCCCCCAAACCGGTGAAAAAGAATCACGGCTGCGACATGTGTGGTAAGGCCTTCAGAGATGTGTACCACCTCAATCGCCACAAGCTGTCGCACTCTGATGAGAAACCGTTTGAGTGTCCCATCTGCCAGCAGAGGTTCAAGAGGAAGGATCGCATGACATACCATGTCCGCTCCCATGATGGTGGAGTTCACAAGCCTTacatctgctctgtctgtgggaAGGGCTTCTCCAG ACCTGATCACCTAAGCTGTCATGTCAAGCATGTCCATTCCTCAGAGAGGCCCTTTAAGTGCCAAGTAACG GCCTGTACCTCCGCCTTTGCTACCAAAGACCGTCTGCGCTCCCACATGATTAGGCATGAAGGCAAAGTGACCTGCAACATTTGTGGCAAAATGCTGAGTGCTGCCTACATCACAAGTCACCTCAAGACGCACGGCCAGGCCAGCTTCAGCAACCCATGTAACAATAAAG GCATAAGTGACTGGCAGTGGAACCACTCAGGGCCACGAAAAG ATGCCAATAATGTGCACAACAACTCGGCCACTACGACACCAGTCACTAACTCGGCAGCCATCACCTCAGCTGTTAACCGCGGTGGCAATGCCAGCAATCCTGTCACCATCGCTGCTCAGATGAACATCGCCACCAGCACGGTCAACATCACATCACCGGTCAACCTGCAGCACCCTGTCACCATCACTGGACCTGTGAACTTGGCCTCCGTCAACATCCCTACAACAGCACACATGAATATCGCCCACCCAGTGGCTATCACTACTCCCATGCCCATGAATATCACCGGGCCACTCAACATTGCCATGAGGCCCATGGAGAGCATGCCTTTTCTATCCCAAGTCCTGCCATCCTCCCCTCCTTGgtag
- the LOC121609382 gene encoding vascular endothelial zinc finger 1-like isoform X1: MEPSWSTFLFQQANEALHHQHQVAGNSLLPLLSSGTEPPDQKPVLPIPLDQKPPVSAAELLKDNVASGTGGGGGGGPPVAVVKKEPKSKTPFICGYCNKAFRDSYHLRRHESCHTGIKMVSRPKKTQTAPTMVPLISTVPRENSGNPSYITTVAGILTTATTSTSTGTSIMSPMQHHQQQSIPKKPPKPVKKNHGCDMCGKAFRDVYHLNRHKLSHSDEKPFECPICQQRFKRKDRMTYHVRSHDGGVHKPYICSVCGKGFSRPDHLSCHVKHVHSSERPFKCQVTACTSAFATKDRLRSHMIRHEGKVTCNICGKMLSAAYITSHLKTHGQASFSNPCNNKGISDWQWNHSGPRKGELTVGEILKNSFQVLIDNSHKDANNVHNNSATTTPVTNSAAITSAVNRGGNASNPVTIAAQMNIATSTVNITSPVNLQHPVTITGPVNLASVNIPTTAHMNIAHPVAITTPMPMNITGPLNIAMRPMESMPFLSQVLPSSPPW; this comes from the exons ATGGAACCGAGCTGGAGTACGTTTTTATTTCAA CAGGCCAATGAGGCTCTACATCACCAGCACCAAGTAGCCGGGAATAGCCTCTTGCCTTTGCTCAGTTCTGGAACAGAGCCACCTGATCAGAAACCAGTGCTGCCCATTCCTCTGGATCAGAAACCccctgtcagtgctgctgaacTTCTGAAAGACAATGTGGCTAGTGGGActggtgggggtggtggtggagggccTCCAGTAGCCGTGGTCAAAAAGGAACCTAAATCAAAGACGCCCTTCATCTGTGGCTACTGTAACAAGGCTTTCCGAGACAGCTACCATCTTCGGCGGCATGAATCTTGCCACACTGGCATTAAGATGGTTTCGCGGCCTAAGAAGACACAAACCGCCCCCACCATGGTGCCACTAATATCCACTGTACCACGTGAGAATAGCGGAAACCCTTCATACATTACTACTGTAGCTGGTATCCTGACTACAGCCAccacatcaacatcaacaggCACTAGCATCATGAGCCCAATGcaacaccatcagcagcagagcattCCTAAGAAGCCCCCCAAACCGGTGAAAAAGAATCACGGCTGCGACATGTGTGGTAAGGCCTTCAGAGATGTGTACCACCTCAATCGCCACAAGCTGTCGCACTCTGATGAGAAACCGTTTGAGTGTCCCATCTGCCAGCAGAGGTTCAAGAGGAAGGATCGCATGACATACCATGTCCGCTCCCATGATGGTGGAGTTCACAAGCCTTacatctgctctgtctgtgggaAGGGCTTCTCCAG ACCTGATCACCTAAGCTGTCATGTCAAGCATGTCCATTCCTCAGAGAGGCCCTTTAAGTGCCAAGTAACG GCCTGTACCTCCGCCTTTGCTACCAAAGACCGTCTGCGCTCCCACATGATTAGGCATGAAGGCAAAGTGACCTGCAACATTTGTGGCAAAATGCTGAGTGCTGCCTACATCACAAGTCACCTCAAGACGCACGGCCAGGCCAGCTTCAGCAACCCATGTAACAATAAAG GCATAAGTGACTGGCAGTGGAACCACTCAGGGCCACGAAAAG GTGAGTTGACGGTAGgagagattttaaaaaactCCTTCCAAGTCCTAATTGACAACTCTCACAAAG ATGCCAATAATGTGCACAACAACTCGGCCACTACGACACCAGTCACTAACTCGGCAGCCATCACCTCAGCTGTTAACCGCGGTGGCAATGCCAGCAATCCTGTCACCATCGCTGCTCAGATGAACATCGCCACCAGCACGGTCAACATCACATCACCGGTCAACCTGCAGCACCCTGTCACCATCACTGGACCTGTGAACTTGGCCTCCGTCAACATCCCTACAACAGCACACATGAATATCGCCCACCCAGTGGCTATCACTACTCCCATGCCCATGAATATCACCGGGCCACTCAACATTGCCATGAGGCCCATGGAGAGCATGCCTTTTCTATCCCAAGTCCTGCCATCCTCCCCTCCTTGgtag
- the LOC121609418 gene encoding gap junction delta-2 protein-like, whose translation MGDWSILGRFLSEVQNHSTVIGKIWLTMLLIFRILLVALVGDAVYSDEQSKFTCNTQQPGCSNVCYDTFAPVSHLRFWVFQIVLVSTPSIFYIVFVLHTIAKDEKLNGRKTQVVAQRPPRQRCGHMGKDGMEGLRVSIPTYCPHYKEEWDERDREGVEQSFLEEDYGKVGEDPTHQSNQVLLIYILHVLLRSVMEITFLVGQYFLFGFEVPHLYRCDTYPCPTRTDCFVSRATEKTIFLNFMFSISLGCFVLNIAELHYLGWIYIFRILCSACSTCCNQERDTIRVYSNHNPLLLQLRHSLKGQLVLQTPAAMAPQKSGGLLTHAPAISFETDSTVECTSKRSPESGDRLKVKLANMARLGQIKKSWL comes from the coding sequence ATGGGTGACTGGTCCATACTTGGTCGTTTCCTGTCTGAGGTCCAGAATCACTCTACAGTGATAGGCAAGATCTGGCTCACCATGCTGCTCATTTTCCGTATCCTGCTGGTGGCCTTGGTGGGTGATGCTGTGTACAGCGATGAGCAGTCCAAATTTACCTGTAACACCCAGCAGCCTGGATGCAGCAATGTCTGTTATGACACCTTTGCTCCTGTTTCACATCTAAGGTTCTGGGTCTTCCAAATTGTGCTGGTCTCCACCCCATCCATCTTCTATATAGTTTTTGTTCTGCATACGATTGCCAAGGATGAGAAGCTGAATGGCCGAAAGACACAAGTGGTAGCCCAGAGGCCTCCCAGACAGAGATGTGGGCATATGGGGAAAGATGGCATGGAAGGCTTGAGGGTCAGCATACCTACTTACTGTCCTCATTACAAGGAGGAATGGGATGAAAGGGACAGGGAAGGAGTAGAACAAAGCTTTCTGGAGGAGGATTATGGCAAGGTAGGAGAGGACCCAACCCACCAATCCAACCAGGTTCTGCTCATCTACATCCTTCATGTGTTACTACGATCTGTCATGGAGATCACCTTCCTAGTAGGCCAGTACTTCTTGTTTGGGTTTGAGGTACCTCATCTATACCGCTGTGACACTTACCCTTGCCCTACTCGTACAGATTGCTTTGTGTCACGTGCTACTGAGAAAACCATATTCCTGAACTTCATGTTCAGCATCAGCCTGGGCTGCTTTGTACTCAATATCGCAGAGCTCCACTACCTGGGCTGGATCTACATTTTCCGAATTCTCTGCTCAGCCTGCTCCACGTGCTGCAATCAAGAAAGGGACACCATCAGAGTGTACTCAAACCACAAccctctcctgctgcagctcaggcaTTCTCTGAAGGGCCAGCTGGTTCTGCAGACCCCGGCAGCCATGGCCCCACAGAAGAGTGGAGGCCTGCTCACACATGCCCCAGCTATCTCCTTTGAGACAGACTCAACAGTTGAATGCACTTCCAAGAGAAGTCCAGAGAGCGGAGACAGACTGAAGGTCAAGCTGGCCAACATGGCCAGGCTAGGACAAATTAAGAAGTCTTGGCTATGA